Proteins encoded by one window of Pelmatolapia mariae isolate MD_Pm_ZW linkage group LG14, Pm_UMD_F_2, whole genome shotgun sequence:
- the usf1 gene encoding upstream stimulatory factor 1, whose amino-acid sequence MKSQQKSPEQDGTVTVNEEGSVATAEDPAAIATIQSAATFTDQPIKYLFKTEGAGGQVTYRVIQVADGQLEGQTDGAAAVSLVAGFPATTQTVTQAVFSQSEALEGDGSAETQYTYYPATIADATTGTMVTTVQASDTLLGQTTPTGQLYVMMSPQEVLTGSNQRTIAPRTQPYIAKQDAPRASRDEKRRAQHNEVERRRRDKINNWIVQLSKAIPDCNVDYTKTGQSKGGILSKACEYIKELRQSNLKLGEDVGVLDRLRVDNQLLRQEVEDWKSKNQILRNLLRQHGIVGSSSTEPQ is encoded by the exons ATGAAGAG TCAGCAGAAAAGCCCTGAACAAGACGGCACTGTTACCGTCAACGAggaag GGTCCGTAGCTACTGCTGAAGATCCAGCAGCTATTGCTACCATTCAGTCTGCTGCCACCTTTACTGACCAACCCATCAAATATCTGTTCAAGACAGAAGGAGCAGGTGGACAG GTGACCTACAGAGTGATCCAGGTGGCAGATGGCCAGTTGGAGGGTCAGACAGACGGAGCTGCAGCGGTCAGCCTGGTCGCCGGTTTCCCCGCGACCACTCAGACTGTCACACAG GCTGTCTTCTCACAGTCAGAGGCATTGGAGGGAGATGGCAGCGCTGAGACACAGTACACTTACTACCCTGCCACCATCGCAGATGCCACCACTGGTACCATGGTAACCACCGTGCAGGCGTCTGACACGCTTCTGGGCCAGACCACGCCCACAG GGCAGCTTTATGTGATGATGTCACCACAGGAGGTTTTGACGGGGTCCAATCAAAGGACGATTGCACCTCGAACTCAGCCGTACATCGC GAAGCAGGATGCTCCACGGGCCTCCAGAGATGAGAAACGGCGAGCCCAGCACAACGAAG TTGAGCGGAGGCGCCGGGACAAGATCAACAACTGGATCGTGCAGCTGTCAAAGGCCATTCCAGACTGTAACGTCGACTACACCAAGACGGGACAG AGTAAAGGGGGGATCTTGTCCAAAGCCTGCGAGTACATAAAGGAGCTGCGACAGAGCAACCTGAAGCTTGGGGAGGACGTTGGCGTTCTGGATCGTCTGAGAGTTGACAACCAGCTACTGAGACAGGAG GTGGAAGACTGGAAGTCCAAGAATCAGATCCTGAGGAACCTCTTGCGACAGCACGGCATTGTGGGATCGTCCAGCACAGAGCCTCAGTGA